A region of Leclercia adecarboxylata DNA encodes the following proteins:
- a CDS encoding helix-turn-helix transcriptional regulator, giving the protein MALFNFTLTLSGVTCGTEGLEDALYASGCGDALICAYGNSVYLTFDREAETLNDAIASAVDNIESAGVGAIVQSVDSALVGLSDIAEMTDMSRQAIAMLKDGTRGGGDFPCPIQRIAGQSPLWEWADVANWLASNGRLTEESELVVNARVLSKWNLILRNSVSTDFEEIGSLAASLVARRRKQALQG; this is encoded by the coding sequence ATGGCGCTGTTTAACTTCACTCTGACCCTCTCAGGCGTAACCTGCGGGACTGAAGGACTGGAAGACGCACTGTATGCAAGCGGCTGTGGCGATGCGCTGATCTGCGCATATGGCAACTCCGTCTATCTCACCTTTGATCGGGAGGCTGAAACATTAAATGACGCTATCGCCTCTGCGGTCGACAACATTGAATCTGCTGGCGTCGGGGCGATCGTACAGTCTGTCGACTCTGCTCTGGTCGGCCTGAGCGACATCGCGGAGATGACTGATATGTCCCGTCAGGCTATCGCCATGCTGAAAGATGGCACGCGTGGCGGCGGCGATTTCCCTTGCCCCATTCAGCGGATCGCTGGCCAGTCCCCGCTTTGGGAGTGGGCAGATGTGGCGAACTGGCTTGCCAGCAATGGACGGTTAACCGAGGAGAGCGAGCTGGTGGTGAACGCGCGGGTGCTCAGCAAGTGGAACCTGATATTAAGAAACAGCGTCTCAACGGACTTTGAAGAGATTGGCTCCCTCGCCGCATCGCTGGTGGCACGCCGTCGCAAACAGGCTTTGCAGGGGTAA